In Miscanthus floridulus cultivar M001 chromosome 8, ASM1932011v1, whole genome shotgun sequence, the sequence TAGGAGAAGTCGATGAGTTGAGAAAGTTATGTGGAGAGCTTTAGCAATCAGCACTAAATATAGCAGAAGAAAAATGGAGGTATAGTAGACTTGCCTGCCTTATGGTTCAGAGTCAGTATGTTGCAATGGAAGAGAATGTCTGAAATAGTATATAAGGCAAATATTACATGCTGTTTGAGTTTAAATTCAAAGCTTTCAGCAGAGCCAAACATGGTTGTATTAAATTGCTCAAGTAAAACATGTTTTTTTTCACTGATATGACCCATTTTTCTCTGCTTTGATAGTTATTAGAGCTGAGTTGGACATGATAACTAAGGTACCTTTAGCATGATTCAGGATAACATCTAGTACCAAATGAACTTTGCTCCTCAGGGTATACATCTGCACAGATTAGCCAAATCTTTGCTACACATAAGCAGTGTTAAATTGGAGTATCTACTTGTATGGATTTCAGCAGTACCatttttatttttagaaaataaataGCCAACCCAAGAGGAATAGGGATAGAGAAAATTATGGTGAGCATTGTAACTGTTAAGAGATAGAAAACTAAAAGGTTCTGTTGTGATAGTCTAGGATTTACTCTCAAATAATCCTAGATGTAGCTAGCTCCATAATCTCTTTAGAGGCATTTTGTCAAACACATGTTGTGCATAGTAAGAGAGAAGAACTAGGCAAATAACCAAAAGCGATAGGCAGAGactgtgtgtgtgcgtgtgtgagagagagagcgcTTACCAACACCCCCGTCCTCACAGGAACAGCACCTGCCCAAGGGCCTGCAAAGGTAGGAGTGGCCTGAAGCCATCTCGGTGTGGTCGGCGTGGTCACGCTCCTTGTTGAAAGCCCTGCGCCAGCGCTCGCACAGGGCCGACACGGCTTCGTCCGACTCGACGTCCCTGTCCGTCGGGGTCTTGGCGTCGTCCGACGAGTGCGCGTAGTCGGCGGCGCGGGGCGAAGCGGCTGGGAGGATCGGCGCGTGAGCGGCGGGCCGCTGTGGCTACGGCGCCGACCGCACGCGCGGAACGGGAAGCCGCCGCGGCGGCGCGAGACGCGAGTGAGGCGCCTGCAGGGCCACGGTGGTGGGCGCATCCAGCTGCAGGGCCGCGCTCGGTTCGCCCGCGGCCATGGGGCTACGCCGCCTCACTGGTGGCTGGCGCCCGTGCCGCCGCTCGGTGAGATGGACAAGCCCGAGTAAGAAGAGGCCTGGACTACGGGTTGATTCAACTAAAGTTCGAGGGTCTTTTTGAAAAATGACCGTGGCTTGCCTGATCTGGGCCGTCCACGCGCCCAATCGAACGGCCGGAAAAAGCACGCGACGTGGCCACGCTGCCTGGCCAGCTTTTAGAGGTAGGATTCATATGTAAAAAAACACGCGACGTGGCCACGCTGCCTGGCCAGCTTTTAGAGGTAGGATTCATATGTAAAAAAGCACGCGACGTGGCCACGCTGCCTGGGCAGCTTTTGGAGGCATGATTCATATGTAAAAGATTCAGCCTCTACAGTTGGAGGATCTGTTTCTCATCTCTCGTTTGGATATGGGGAACGGAGCTGGCTTCTTTGGTTTTGCAGCCCGGTGCCAAGTTTCTTCAATTGCATCAAGCCGTGGTAGCCGTTTTCTTCGCTGGCCCGGCGGTTTTGCCTCCACCGTGGGTTCCGACGGGAGCCTACTCTGTATACTCCATCGGCGGCCCAAGATTCATCTGAGGTCCGTTGGAGAAGTTCGACATCAAGGTCTCCCCTGCCCCTGCTTTACCGACGCTCAGCGCGGTCAGTCCATCTGGGACCATGCGTCCGTGACGCCTCTGGTGCCCCTCGCCGGCGTTCTGCTCTTCTCCGGCGTCGACAACGGCGATTCTTCGGCTCCAGTACACGTGCCTTCCGACTTCAGTCCTCGCGTGACGCGTGGAGGTGTACGTGTCCGATGCCCCACCGGCGGTATTGATGTGATCCAACCTTCTCTTGAGGGTTGTTTTGTAATTTGGCTGCTTTCTTAATATATATATTTGAGTTGTTGTAAAAAAAAGTCTTTATATTCTATAGTAGTATGTACCTATAAATAAACTAGTAatactatctccaacaacaacatccAGAATATAATATCTATTCaacgtttgggtagcgctacagttaAATGTTTCAATACCtattcgacatcatctccaacaACAGGATCCAAAAAAGAATTATTTCTGCAAATGGATTTTCAAAAGAGATAATACTCATATTTATATTGTACCTCTCAAATAGCCTAAAATAGATCTTCCGTATAGATACTGTTAGAGGCACCTATTGAAGACAGTCTAAAACAGAGCTACAGGTTGCATGTACTCGAGGTGATCCATTCCCATGTGCTCGCGCAAAGCTAAGCACAGAAGAAAGCGGTACCAAAAAAAAAGGGGACACAAAAACAGATtgttttcaaattaaaagtagaaaagtagaaaacggtcggaaaaatgtctaaaccgttttctacttttacatttgaaatacgaaacatctgaaatgcgaaagcgaaaacagtaaagtcggacaagaaaatgcggattcgatcggattaaatataaaaaaacgatgcggttcggttcgggatatttccgttccgttttcatccttaagtGTGTTAGACTGACGTGATAACCAACTACACCACGAAAACACTGCTGTTTATAGACTCCGTTAATTAATTTCTCTTGGAAATTGTAAACTCACCACAGTGGTCAACGGCATGGCAGGCGTTCTCTAGTCAAGCTATGCAAATAATTTATTTTCAATCCCATGATATTCTTTATTTTCAGAAAAAGCATAGCACTTACTACAAATTATGCTTCGTTTGAAAATAGAATGGTGTGGAAATTCATGAGCACTACTACTCTAGATGACCAAATCATCTCATCGAGGTTCGTTGGTGTTGTGTTTTCGTGTGGTGGTGGTCCTGCTGTTGCCTCCTTCATGAGGGGTTTTCATCTCATCGAGGTTCGCTGGTGTTGTGTTTTCGTGTGGTGGTGGTCTTGCTGTTGCCTCCTTCAtgaggtttttgtttttgttttttaattattttctgtaaaacttgttctCTATTAATACATAACCGGCATGCTCTTGCCGCTGTTTCTTCGGGAAAAAAATCACATcgatttagggcctgtttggtagggctcatccctcggctccggctcctccgatGTAGCTCAACCAAACAATTTGCAAGAGAAGCCGTTTTTTCAATGAAAACAGAGGAGCCATAGCTATTTTTGGAGGAGCTacaaattgtggctcctccaaaatagCTCCAGCTCCTTTGGAGGAGCCCCTcaagaggagccctgccaaacacccccttataagCACAAGTACTACATCTTAACACTCCATGCTATTTAGATGCATGCCGACACAAATGAGACCACGAATATGCATAAGTCCAtatctcttttcttttttcataCATTGGCTTGTCATTCTTCATAACATCACTCGCACATGGAACATCATACTTGTTTGCTAGTTATTTGATCTTTGAATAATAATGATTTTTTAATAACGTCTTTACCAAATACATATGATACAATTAATGTCCTGCTCAACACAGAACAAATTAGTTAGATCTTTAATCGTGATGTCATACAATTCACTAAAGCCTACTAAAGAGCTAGATGCACTTTAAGATGTGTTGATGGATGTTGCCATGTTAGTATGATGATGGGACTGACCTGTGGCTGCTTGAGGTAGAAGTGTCTCCAAAAGATAAGTGTAGGATTGTGATAAATCCGATGATGGCTTAGGATTAAAAAAAAGAGCAATTATGGATTCACAAGAGAAGAAAAAATACGAACAAAAAATTAAATATATAGGAGGACCAAAGAACTAAATAGTGGGAGACTTGGATAGTAGTTTTATTGAGAAATGCAACTCACCAAGAGAAAACTAAAGGACTCCTTGATTTGGCCTTGGCAAAAAAATTTGCACGACCACAAAGTAGAAGTGGAAAAAAAAGGGAAGAGGTGGACGACAATATTGAAGGACTTGATCAACGATATTTACAAGGAGTTCATACCGATGGATGCAAGAAAGCAAATGAAGACAGAAAATTATAATAAAAGTAATAAACAAAACTATTTTCAAAAAATATTGTCAagtaaaaaaataacaaaaaaggtTATATACCACGCTACGCGTAGGCAACCTTGCTAGCTATTTGTGAGCAAAATAAATGAAAAGTTTTTCTTTCTCCAATAGTTTTCAATAATTTACTTTTCTAAAACTCAAAAAATCGGATAGGAGGACGAAAAACTAGCTTGGTGAGAGGAGAAAAATCGCGGTGAAGGAGACGTCAAAATGGATCACAAGCACGTAACACACCATATATTTATGAGTTGAGAGGATGATTTTTATCTTTGAGGAGTTCACATACAAAAATGTTAAGAGGattattttttcttctttttaacaaAAAACGAAACTACAGAGTTATTTAAAGAGCTCATGGTGATGCTCTTTACTTTCCCTAGTACCTTCAAGTTGCCCAAAGATTGTAATTGATATCCGTTTGCTAGGCCCATTTCGGCAGCGCTCTAATCCCATCCGACGTCTTCTTGAACCAAATACCAGACACATCAACAGTGACGTGCACGTTTTCCTTGTTTAGCCTATTGTTGTTTTGTTGCCACATCACAAGGAGGCACGGCGGCGAGGTGCAATGCCTCGAggccaaaaaaaaagaaagaaagaaattccCTCGTGCACGCGCAAAGCACAGAAGAAAGCGGTAAAAAAAAGTAGGAACAAAACGAATTCTTTTCGCCCGGACTCGAACCGGAGACCTTCAGTGTGTTAGACTGACGTGATAACCAAATACACCACGAAAACTCTTTTGTTTCAGGGCTTCCTTATAATTTGGTATCCAAAACAGATTGCAAACTCACACTTACCACTGACTAGGTGTATGGCAGGCGTTCTCTGATCAAGCTATGCAAATAACTTATTTACATCCCCATGAATAGCATCCTTTATTTTCAGATAATAAGGCATAGCACATACTACAAATTATGGTCTGTTTGAAAATAGAATGCTGGACCGGAAGCTCAAGAACACACTGCTGGTCCAGATTATTTACAAGCACAGTTACTACATCTGAATACTCGGATGCTCCAGAACGCTAGCAACAATAGCATAGGATCCGATTAGCGGATAGTATCTAACATctcagaagcagcagcagcattcCTCCAGCAGGCAGCAACAGCAGAGAGCAGCCAAACTGCAGACCacacagaccaaaatgagacgcAGATATTTACATGAGATTAAGCAAACAGAGAGAATCTTAAAAAACTGAATAACATGTTTGATTTGTTAATGTTCATGTGCCTAGCTTGTAACCCTGGTTATGATGGTGCTACAGCTGTATAACTCATCACTAGTCTGACTGGCCAGATTTGCATTACCAGAATTTACTCTGTCAAGGGATGTACATTCATACATAAGCAAAAATGCCTTACAATAACTGAATGGACCCCTAAGACTACAGAACATATGTGAGTATGTGACTGCTTATTTCTTCCTGGCCATAATTAATAAAGGTCACTAAAGACTGAATGTATGTGAGTGCTTATTTCTTACAGCTCATAGTTAAAGATCACTAAGACTGAATATATTATATATGTGACTGCTCATTTCTTGCTGCTTTTATTTAAAGGTTACCAAGACTCACTGAATCTTACTGCATCATGCAAAAAAAGACTACATTTAGATACGTGCAACAGCTGTTGATGCCACTATCTGAAAAAAAAAGACTTTTTCTTTACAGCAAAAGTAAAAATTGCAGCATGTCTTACAGCAGTGTCTAAATTAGCACTTAATACTTTAATAGGCATGCCAACAATGGTTCAGGGACCAAACGAAACATAAATAATGTTACAAGGATCTTGCTCTCCTCCGAATTACACTAGAAACTGCTAATCATTACTTAAGTCCAGACTAAGCAATAAGATCCTGATGAGCTTTGTATATATTAATTACCCTAGCTCAAGATCTCATTCTCATCCAACTCGAGCAAACCGCAACATAAGCCAGGATCTACAGCGACATCTAAATCTCGAATCTCAAACAATAAGCATGCAGCACACTAGCACACAGAAAATGAAATGCATGCTTGACGGCAAAATTAACATGAAGCAGTTGCAGTGCAGCATATTTTTCATTACCATCCTTTGAGGAACCCGGAGGAGCTTGAGCTACCCTCGTTTccatggttgtggtggtggtgctgctgctgatACTCTCcatgcggtggcggcggcgggtagTAAGGGCGCTGCTGGTCGTTGAAGTAACCCTGGTACCCCGGTGGAGGGTGCTGAGGTGGGGGGTAAGgcccctgcggcggcggcggcggaggtggtggATGTCCATGGCCCCGAGGGGGAGGAGGGTACACATCTGGTGGTGGTGGGTAAGGGTACGCCTGACGAGGATACCCTGAAATTGCAGTGAGATAAACTATGGCATCACGACATGAAGAATCACTTCAGACAAGATTTCGCGCATGGAGTAGGTAGCTTGCAAGAACAGTAACGTCTTGAGAAAGCGAGATTGCAGAGCAGCCATAGAAACAGGATAAGCAATAACAGGGCTGATCCTTCCCAGCAGGCTTGCAGGATTGAGCATGAACCGTGACAGACAAGAACAGTTGACTACCATACTTGCTGGATTTGGTTCTTGTGATGACTTAAAATAGCAGAGGGGATCAGACCAGTCTAGTGAATCAGATACCAATAAGTTACGGATAATAGTCCTACAAAGGAGACGAGGAGAAGATGGGGGTGAAGAAATTGCGTGCCTGGAGGAGGGTAGGGTTCCTCGGGAGGGACTCTCTGGTAGCTCATCTCTCTTTTCCCCTTTcttcctcctttccttttccCTGTGAGAGCTTCTTGCTTCGGAGATGGTTGTTTCTTCAGACAGCTGACTGACTCGACTACCGACTGGCGACTGGTGGTACTGGAGGGGACAGCGTTATATCTATCATTTAATATCGCGATAGGGcctctccaaatctccaatgacCGTTCCTTAGCTGGTCCTCTGCATTAATCGCCTGTTTGGTTGCCTGTATATCCTCCGGCGTTGCGTGCAGGTCCAGCTCGTTTGGCTGTGTGGGCGTGTCGCCGACTCGCCGGAACCGGCCGAGCGCATCCTCCGAGCCAGGCCCAAGGGAAATGCCCGGCCTTATCCAGCGAGCAAGACTCGCGCCTTGCAGGATTACCATAACTAATGGTCATtaaaacataattagttaatatTAAGTGATTTTAAAACAAATTAAGATTGGATAAAGTAAATTTAATTTTATTATGACataatatcataaatatttaaTATTTTAGGCACACTACATGCAAGGAACCAAACAAAAGAGCATACATGCGCTCAACCTAGATGGGGTGAGCTAGGTCCATGAATGCAGAACAAGCTAGATATATGCGAGCAATCAAATAGACCCAAATACTTCTATAGAGCCAGGATCCATACACTGTGGGTGTGCTCCTACGAAGATCCAGGTTGGAAGAATGGAACCAGGGCCATAGAAtagtaaaacaaaaaaaatgacaaACGAAGGCAACTAGTTGAGAGAAAGGTTGATCTTTTTATCCCTGTGGATCCCATCTTTGAAAACAGATGGCGTCAAATCATTTGTGAATCCCATCTAAGAACCAATCCTGTTGAATATCGAACAATAAAATGTACATATGAATTTAAAGCCAAATGCTGGAATAGCTCAGATGGTTAGAGCGTATGACTGTTAACCATGAGGTCGGAGGTTCAAGCCCTCCTTTGGTTTTTCCCTTTTTAAAATTTTTTGTTTCTGTACTTTTTTTTCGTTTTCAAATTTTTTGTTTCCGTACGTCCCAAATGGCTTCTGTTTCTAGTTTTGTTTCCATATATATCCCAAGAATttgtgtttttttaaaaaaaaa encodes:
- the LOC136476917 gene encoding protein CYSTEINE-RICH TRANSMEMBRANE MODULE 11-like codes for the protein MSYQRVPPEEPYPPPGYPRQAYPYPPPPDVYPPPPRGHGHPPPPPPPPQGPYPPPQHPPPGYQGYFNDQQRPYYPPPPPHGEYQQQHHHHNHGNEGSSSSSGFLKGCLAALCCCCLLEECCCCF